In Alkalihalobacillus sp. TS-13, the following are encoded in one genomic region:
- the menB gene encoding 1,4-dihydroxy-2-naphthoyl-CoA synthase codes for MAVVEWVAERNYDDIIYETYNGIAKITINRPEVHNSFRPKTVHELIDAFAYARDDSDIGVIVLAGAGDKAFCAGGDQKVRGHGGYVGDDQIPRLNVLDLQRLIRVIPKPVVAMVSGYAIGGGHVLHVVCDLTIAADNAIFGQTGPKVGSFDAGYGAGYLARIVGHKKAREIWYLCRQYNAEEAKEMGLVNTVVPLEKLEEETVQWCEEMLEKSPTALRFLKASFNADTDGLAGLQQLGGDATLLYYTTDEAKEGRDSFKEKRKPDFKQFPRFP; via the coding sequence ATGGCAGTAGTAGAATGGGTAGCTGAAAGAAATTATGATGACATTATCTATGAAACATACAATGGAATCGCAAAAATTACGATCAATCGACCAGAAGTACACAATTCATTCCGTCCGAAAACGGTCCATGAATTGATCGATGCATTTGCATATGCGCGTGATGATTCTGATATCGGTGTAATCGTCCTTGCAGGTGCAGGGGATAAAGCGTTCTGTGCCGGAGGAGATCAAAAAGTACGTGGCCATGGCGGGTATGTCGGTGATGATCAGATCCCTCGTTTGAATGTCCTTGATTTACAACGCTTGATCCGTGTTATTCCGAAGCCGGTCGTTGCGATGGTTTCAGGGTACGCGATCGGGGGCGGTCATGTCCTTCATGTCGTTTGTGACTTGACGATTGCGGCAGACAACGCAATCTTCGGACAAACTGGACCGAAAGTTGGAAGCTTCGATGCTGGTTATGGTGCAGGTTATCTTGCACGTATCGTCGGACATAAGAAAGCGCGTGAAATCTGGTATTTATGCCGTCAATATAATGCTGAAGAAGCGAAAGAGATGGGTCTTGTCAATACAGTCGTGCCTCTTGAAAAATTAGAAGAAGAAACAGTACAATGGTGTGAAGAAATGCTTGAAAAGTCACCGACAGCACTCCGTTTCTTGAAGGCTTCTTTCAATGCAGATACAGATGGACTTGCTGGATTGCAACAACTAGGCGGAGATGCAACATTGCTTTACTACACCACTGATGAAGCGAAAGAAGGACGCGATTCATTTAAAGAAAAGCGGAAGCCGGACTTTAAACAATTCCCTCGTTTCCCTTAA
- the menH gene encoding 2-succinyl-6-hydroxy-2,4-cyclohexadiene-1-carboxylate synthase — protein MKIDVNGIRYHVETAGEGEPLLLLHGFTGSGVDWCPLKKEWGDDFKLIMVDLIGHGNTDHPEDIEQYSMEETAGALDQIMADLKIESAYVLGYSLGGRVALSFAMMYPRRVKHLVLESSSPGLQTAEERNARRHNDERLAKRIEKDGIRTFVDFWEAISLFSTQKDQLSESERKALREKRLHNSEVGLANSLRGMGTGVQRSWWDRLSDFTIPTTLIVGALDQKFYRIAEDMMQKLPNGKMVVVEEAGHTTHLEQPAQFAKIVEDELHNRKDV, from the coding sequence ATGAAAATTGATGTGAACGGGATCCGATACCATGTGGAAACAGCCGGAGAAGGGGAACCGTTGCTCCTTCTTCACGGTTTTACCGGTTCAGGTGTGGATTGGTGTCCTCTTAAAAAGGAATGGGGAGACGATTTCAAGCTGATTATGGTGGACCTGATCGGGCATGGTAATACGGATCATCCTGAAGACATCGAACAATACTCAATGGAAGAGACGGCGGGAGCATTGGATCAGATCATGGCAGACTTGAAGATTGAAAGCGCCTACGTTTTAGGGTATTCTCTAGGTGGAAGAGTTGCACTTTCATTCGCGATGATGTACCCGCGCCGGGTGAAGCATCTGGTGTTGGAAAGCAGTTCCCCTGGGTTGCAGACGGCAGAAGAAAGAAATGCTCGAAGGCATAATGATGAACGTCTTGCCAAACGAATTGAAAAGGATGGTATCCGTACTTTTGTTGATTTCTGGGAAGCGATTTCGCTGTTCAGTACCCAGAAGGATCAATTGTCAGAAAGTGAGCGGAAGGCTCTGCGTGAGAAACGCCTCCACAATTCAGAGGTTGGATTGGCGAATAGTTTGCGTGGAATGGGGACAGGCGTGCAGCGATCATGGTGGGACAGGCTCTCTGATTTTACTATCCCGACCACTCTGATCGTTGGAGCACTTGATCAGAAGTTTTACAGGATTGCAGAAGACATGATGCAAAAGCTTCCGAATGGTAAAATGGTAGTTGTGGAAGAGGCGGGCCATACCACCCACCTTGAGCAGCCTGCACAATTTGCTAAAATAGTAGAAGACGAACTACATAATAGAAAGGATGTTTAG